In Leptodesmis sichuanensis A121, the following are encoded in one genomic region:
- the mltA gene encoding murein transglycosylase A, which yields MDRIVTIVSSLALLAVGLINVPTGNSKDVLERTAERVSQVASPQPAPAPVPPLVPARSPISLQPDTQILGASGQRGDRKVLLAAIDHSLRYLRTARAAEDYRRYAIPGITRDRVRRSLERFRQLVVQSKSAEALQAAIEREFVFYQSTGKDGQGTVGFTGYFEPIHEASRVRTREFSYPIFRVPPNFASWRKPHPTRQELEGTDGLQFSKGPLKGLELVWLRDRLEAFLIQVQGSARLHLTDGSTMTIGYAGNTDYPYIGIGRELVKAGKIKPEELTLPAVVQYFKDHPDELDVYLPKNQRFVFFQPTGGSPATGSLGVPVLPERSIATDKSLFPPGALAVIQTQIPVQTAPGKLESQLATRYVLDQDTGGAIKGAGRVDIFMGTGTLAGDRAGLINAPGQLYYLLLK from the coding sequence ATGGATCGAATTGTGACGATCGTCTCCTCGCTTGCCCTGCTGGCAGTGGGTTTGATCAACGTACCAACGGGCAATAGTAAGGATGTGCTGGAGAGGACGGCTGAACGAGTATCCCAGGTGGCTTCTCCCCAGCCTGCTCCTGCTCCTGTTCCTCCCTTAGTGCCTGCGCGATCGCCCATCTCCCTGCAGCCTGATACCCAGATCCTGGGTGCTTCTGGTCAACGAGGTGATCGTAAAGTGCTGTTAGCCGCGATCGACCACAGCCTGCGCTACCTGAGAACGGCCAGAGCCGCAGAGGATTACCGTCGCTATGCCATTCCTGGAATTACCCGCGATCGGGTGCGACGCAGTCTGGAGCGGTTCCGTCAGTTAGTCGTCCAAAGTAAATCCGCAGAGGCGTTGCAGGCCGCGATCGAACGGGAATTTGTGTTCTACCAATCCACGGGGAAGGATGGTCAGGGAACAGTCGGCTTTACAGGCTATTTTGAGCCAATTCACGAAGCCAGTCGGGTACGCACCAGGGAGTTTTCCTACCCCATTTTTCGGGTGCCGCCGAATTTTGCCTCCTGGCGCAAACCTCACCCGACCCGGCAGGAGTTGGAAGGAACAGATGGCCTGCAGTTCTCGAAAGGGCCGCTGAAGGGATTGGAACTGGTGTGGTTGCGCGATCGCCTGGAAGCATTTTTGATTCAGGTGCAGGGATCGGCCCGCCTGCATTTGACCGATGGCAGCACAATGACGATCGGCTATGCGGGCAATACGGATTACCCCTACATCGGGATTGGACGGGAATTGGTGAAAGCAGGCAAAATTAAACCAGAAGAGTTAACCCTGCCTGCGGTGGTGCAATATTTCAAAGACCATCCTGATGAGTTGGATGTGTACTTACCGAAAAATCAACGCTTTGTCTTTTTCCAGCCCACCGGAGGCAGTCCCGCGACGGGCAGTTTGGGAGTCCCTGTGTTGCCGGAACGTTCGATCGCGACCGATAAATCCCTGTTTCCACCAGGGGCACTGGCTGTCATTCAAACGCAAATTCCGGTACAGACGGCTCCCGGAAAGTTGGAGTCGCAACTGGCGACCCGTTACGTGCTAGATCAGGATACAGGTGGCGCGATTAAAGGCGCAGGTCGGGTGGATATTTTTATGGGAACGGGAACTCTGGCGGGCGATCGGGCAGGGCTGATCAATGCACCTGGACAGCTTTACTACTTGTTATTGAAGTAG
- a CDS encoding alpha/beta hydrolase, with amino-acid sequence MTALSSYVSHIFPRWRTHFLSFFGDRSRSLGLGLLLAGFSSLGAITIAPTSYAADRIYVAYNILERSISVKALEDYAQRGVMDEDLAVYAQYANPKVLENLRSALQAKADVNPVTVAQFLYSPQGEAALKRLGQVIQPESRISGYQAIRAALILAARDPEGLTLLNFLRRFPSKGIRIDVERSLRVAGEAEQLINKTKQATQAIIQVASEERITDPPLTNRIDLRRSGPFGFDKQTITLNDPNRGIATPSAPAVPASTRGLLKGRIYKVDIYTPRLEKATAPRSLPVVVISHGLGSDRDSFAYLASHLASHGFVVLVPEHPGSDSKQMEALLQGNASEVSEPGEFANRPLDISYLLDYLEQQSRTNPTYQSFNLQRVGVIGQSFGGYTALALAGASINFPELQASCTNLENTFNISLFLQCRALQLQHSDQTRSDFRDPRIQAAIALNPITSAVLGKNNLSAIQIPTMIVAGSSDTVTPALFEQIQPFTWLTTLDKYLVQIDPGTHFSVIGDVPAPNNSSNNSNNSSNNSSKPASTPNSNTTSLSIPPEVIGPDPAAAQHYTKALALAFFKTYIAQQPNFRPYLSATYARSISETNLRVDLVRTLPADQLSQGPGRTVAVGVKR; translated from the coding sequence ATGACGGCCTTAAGCTCCTACGTTTCTCACATTTTTCCTCGCTGGCGAACCCACTTTCTGAGTTTCTTTGGCGATCGCTCCCGCTCCCTTGGACTGGGACTATTACTGGCTGGTTTTAGTAGTTTGGGGGCGATCACGATTGCACCTACCAGTTATGCAGCCGATCGCATTTATGTGGCCTATAACATTCTGGAGCGATCGATTTCAGTCAAGGCACTGGAAGACTATGCCCAGCGGGGAGTGATGGACGAAGATTTGGCTGTTTATGCCCAATACGCCAATCCCAAAGTCCTGGAGAACCTGCGTAGTGCCTTGCAGGCCAAAGCGGACGTTAATCCGGTTACCGTTGCCCAGTTTCTCTATTCTCCTCAGGGCGAAGCAGCACTGAAACGCCTGGGACAAGTGATTCAGCCAGAGTCCCGCATCTCTGGATATCAAGCCATTCGTGCCGCTTTAATTCTGGCGGCCAGGGATCCCGAAGGATTAACCCTGCTGAATTTTCTGCGCCGATTTCCCTCCAAAGGCATCCGGATTGATGTGGAACGCAGCTTAAGAGTAGCGGGTGAAGCTGAGCAACTGATTAATAAAACGAAACAGGCTACTCAAGCCATTATTCAGGTGGCATCGGAAGAAAGGATAACAGATCCCCCCCTAACTAACCGGATCGACTTAAGGAGAAGTGGCCCCTTCGGATTTGACAAACAAACCATTACCCTGAACGACCCTAATCGCGGCATTGCCACTCCTTCAGCGCCAGCCGTACCCGCCTCTACCAGAGGTCTGTTAAAAGGCCGAATTTACAAAGTTGATATTTATACTCCCCGCCTGGAGAAAGCCACTGCGCCTCGATCGCTTCCCGTCGTCGTGATCTCCCACGGGTTGGGGTCAGACCGCGATTCTTTTGCTTACCTGGCCAGCCATCTGGCCTCGCATGGCTTTGTGGTGCTGGTCCCGGAACATCCCGGTAGTGACAGTAAGCAAATGGAAGCCCTGTTGCAGGGAAATGCCAGTGAAGTGTCAGAACCGGGGGAATTTGCGAATCGGCCTCTGGATATTAGTTATTTACTGGATTATCTGGAACAGCAGTCTCGCACCAACCCGACCTATCAAAGTTTCAACCTCCAGCGAGTGGGGGTGATTGGCCAATCGTTTGGTGGCTACACGGCTCTGGCCTTGGCGGGTGCATCCATCAACTTTCCAGAGTTACAGGCCAGTTGTACAAATCTGGAGAATACCTTCAATATTTCTCTGTTCCTGCAATGTCGGGCACTGCAGTTACAGCATTCCGACCAAACCCGGTCAGATTTTCGCGATCCTCGTATCCAGGCCGCGATCGCTCTTAATCCCATTACCAGCGCTGTCCTGGGAAAAAATAACCTGAGTGCGATTCAAATCCCTACGATGATCGTGGCTGGCAGTTCTGATACTGTCACCCCCGCCCTGTTTGAACAAATCCAACCCTTTACCTGGCTCACCACCCTGGATAAGTATCTGGTACAAATCGATCCGGGAACCCACTTCTCGGTGATTGGCGATGTACCCGCCCCAAACAACAGCAGTAACAACAGCAATAACAGCAGCAATAACAGCAGCAAGCCTGCCAGTACCCCGAACTCTAACACCACCAGCCTTAGCATTCCTCCAGAGGTCATTGGGCCTGACCCTGCTGCCGCCCAGCACTATACCAAAGCCCTGGCCCTCGCTTTCTTCAAAACCTATATTGCTCAACAACCTAACTTCCGCCCCTATCTTTCTGCTACCTATGCCCGATCGATCTCCGAAACCAATTTACGAGTTGATCTGGTGCGAACTCTGCCTGCTGACCAACTGAGTCAGGGACCTGGCCGGACAGTAGCCGTAGGAGTGAAGAGGTAA
- a CDS encoding Uma2 family endonuclease — protein MTISTQKLSLAEYLAYHDGTDNRYELVEGELRRMSLGTVQHTKIIRFLDRKLDATIAQSQQPWVVLATLMGVQSPRGRRWDTVCIPDLVVMIADQYEGMDGGAVITLDQTPPLLVIEVVSPSTQTEDYRSKRVEYCVLDILEYWIVDPLEQRVMVCVLEEGSYTDYVFTGDTPIVSPVFPTLHLTPAQIFAG, from the coding sequence ATGACGATCTCTACCCAAAAACTGTCCCTTGCTGAGTACCTGGCTTATCACGATGGCACAGATAACCGCTACGAGCTGGTCGAGGGAGAATTGAGACGAATGAGTTTAGGAACTGTGCAGCACACGAAAATCATTCGTTTTTTAGACCGGAAATTGGATGCCACGATCGCCCAATCTCAACAACCCTGGGTGGTACTGGCAACGTTGATGGGAGTGCAATCGCCCAGAGGCAGACGGTGGGATACGGTTTGCATTCCCGATCTCGTGGTGATGATAGCTGATCAATATGAGGGGATGGATGGGGGAGCCGTGATTACGCTGGATCAAACCCCTCCCCTTTTAGTGATAGAAGTCGTTAGCCCTTCTACCCAGACTGAAGACTACCGCTCAAAGCGAGTTGAATATTGCGTTCTGGATATTTTGGAATACTGGATTGTTGATCCACTGGAGCAACGGGTGATGGTCTGCGTTTTGGAAGAAGGTAGCTATACCGATTACGTGTTTACGGGTGATACCCCGATCGTCTCTCCCGTTTTCCCCACCCTGCACCTCACGCCTGCTCAGATTTTCGCTGGTTAG
- a CDS encoding DUF4168 domain-containing protein, with translation MIKNILAISSLAFVLGVGSLPVQAQNSAPAPSTPGTSQKPATPGTSQPSVSDEELQKFVGVARKLDSISKERNTLVVQAIEKEGMKVDRFREIYVSKQDPQAKPAQISNEEQQKYDRALAQLVQIQKDTQAKMGNAVQSEGLEVPRFIQILEAVQKTPTLQKKIEQMMKPAGTQK, from the coding sequence ATGATCAAAAACATTCTGGCTATTAGTTCCCTGGCTTTTGTGTTGGGAGTCGGCAGCCTGCCAGTCCAGGCCCAAAATTCCGCACCTGCTCCATCGACTCCGGGAACTTCCCAAAAACCAGCCACTCCAGGAACTTCTCAACCATCTGTCAGCGACGAAGAACTGCAAAAATTCGTCGGCGTTGCCAGAAAATTGGATTCCATCTCGAAAGAGCGGAATACGCTGGTTGTTCAGGCCATTGAAAAGGAAGGCATGAAAGTTGACCGATTCAGGGAAATTTACGTTTCTAAACAAGACCCGCAAGCAAAGCCGGCTCAAATTTCTAACGAGGAACAGCAGAAGTACGATCGCGCCTTGGCCCAATTAGTGCAAATTCAGAAAGACACCCAGGCTAAGATGGGCAACGCGGTTCAATCTGAAGGATTAGAAGTACCTCGCTTCATCCAAATTCTGGAAGCTGTCCAGAAAACCCCTACTCTCCAGAAAAAAATTGAGCAAATGATGAAGCCAGCGGGCACTCAGAAATAG
- a CDS encoding response regulator codes for MVELRRILLVEDSPNDVELILTSLSENHLSNEVVVVWDGEEALDYLYRRGVFRLRQEGDPIVVLLDLKLPKVDGLEVLAQLKADPVLRIIPVVVLTSSREEPDLSRCYELGTNAYVVKPIDFQEFVDVVKHLGLFWAVVNQPPPDSSTLSSDRRGEE; via the coding sequence ATGGTGGAACTAAGACGAATTCTATTAGTAGAGGATAGTCCCAATGATGTTGAACTGATTCTGACCTCCCTCTCTGAAAATCATTTGAGTAATGAAGTGGTCGTCGTTTGGGATGGGGAAGAAGCGTTAGACTATCTCTACCGGCGCGGAGTATTTAGATTGCGGCAGGAGGGGGATCCGATCGTGGTATTACTCGATCTGAAACTGCCTAAAGTGGATGGTTTGGAGGTACTGGCGCAACTGAAAGCCGACCCGGTGTTACGCATCATTCCGGTGGTGGTGCTGACTTCTTCTCGCGAAGAGCCAGATTTAAGCCGGTGCTATGAGTTAGGCACAAACGCCTACGTCGTCAAACCGATCGACTTCCAGGAGTTCGTCGATGTCGTGAAGCATTTAGGACTGTTTTGGGCTGTGGTAAATCAGCCCCCCCCAGATTCGTCAACCTTGAGTTCCGATCGCCGAGGGGAGGAATAA
- a CDS encoding cation:proton antiporter, whose translation MDVSLGLTLQIILTVVAGVGAQVLAEYVNAPAIALLLLFGIVLGPSGLSILHPSWLGVGLDVLVPLLVAIILFEGGFNLQLRDLGRVSGSLRNLVTVGTLITLLGGGMAAHWLSEFPWPISFLYASLVVVTGPTVINPLLKQVKVDRRVTTLLEGEGVLIDPVGAILAVVVLNILINGDAEPIEIAGGLVSRLGIGSVIGIAGGWLIGQILKRAQFISDDLKSLVVLAGQWGWFGLAQSLQSESGLMAAVAAGIVLRASSLPEERLLKRFKGQLSTLAVSVLFILLAADLSIPGVMALGWGGVLTVLTLMFVVRPINIWICTWNSGLSLRQKLFLSWVAPRGIVAASVASLFAISLTQRGINGGDSIKALVFLTIILTVFVQALTAQGVANLLNITSQAAKGAVIVGCNPLSLLIARLFLEKGEAVVLLDTAPEAKEQAAAEKIPIFISSALDTDVLERAGLAAKGTFLAMTSNGEVNLVVAQRAEEEFGPPHVLAIFPRDPEVSNTSSNPKIKQAFVAQIPIKTWSQYIADGSVKLGELDFTEARLEMQQTYLQKLIEEGSLVPLLVERGDRLQVVSAEETWQVGDRLIYLLHDPRPELLKLLSGAPQTRLTPEKLPEVEKATVPAIAVAVDSEQRQGESETGKTDEGVKGEEGENEEGEGDRGDKHG comes from the coding sequence ATGGATGTGTCCCTTGGCCTGACACTGCAAATTATCCTGACGGTTGTGGCTGGGGTAGGGGCGCAGGTGCTGGCCGAGTATGTCAATGCACCCGCGATCGCCCTGCTGCTGCTGTTTGGGATTGTGCTTGGCCCCAGTGGTCTGAGTATCTTGCACCCAAGTTGGCTGGGAGTCGGACTGGATGTGTTGGTGCCGCTGCTGGTGGCAATCATCCTGTTTGAAGGCGGATTTAACTTGCAGTTGCGGGATCTGGGGCGGGTGTCTGGGAGCCTGCGAAATTTAGTCACCGTGGGCACGCTGATTACGCTCCTGGGTGGGGGAATGGCGGCCCACTGGCTAAGTGAGTTTCCCTGGCCAATTTCTTTTCTGTATGCCTCCCTGGTGGTTGTGACCGGGCCAACAGTGATCAACCCTTTGTTGAAGCAGGTGAAGGTCGATCGCCGGGTAACGACTTTGCTGGAAGGGGAGGGGGTGCTGATCGATCCCGTTGGGGCAATTCTGGCTGTCGTCGTTCTGAATATTTTGATTAACGGGGATGCCGAGCCGATCGAGATTGCGGGCGGATTGGTTAGCCGTTTGGGAATTGGGAGCGTTATTGGGATTGCGGGAGGATGGCTGATTGGTCAGATTTTGAAGCGTGCCCAATTTATCTCTGATGACCTCAAAAGTCTGGTCGTGCTGGCTGGGCAATGGGGCTGGTTTGGGTTAGCGCAGTCCTTGCAGAGTGAGTCGGGTTTGATGGCTGCCGTTGCGGCTGGCATTGTTCTGAGAGCTTCCTCACTGCCCGAAGAACGATTGCTCAAACGCTTTAAAGGCCAACTCTCGACCCTGGCGGTTTCTGTCCTATTTATTTTATTGGCAGCAGATCTGTCGATTCCAGGGGTGATGGCGTTGGGATGGGGCGGCGTACTGACCGTTCTGACCCTGATGTTTGTAGTGCGTCCAATCAATATTTGGATTTGTACCTGGAATAGTGGCCTGAGTTTGCGGCAGAAACTATTTCTCTCCTGGGTGGCTCCGCGCGGAATTGTGGCAGCATCTGTGGCTTCTTTGTTTGCTATCTCGTTAACTCAACGGGGCATTAACGGTGGCGATTCGATTAAAGCCCTGGTCTTTCTGACGATTATCCTGACGGTTTTTGTGCAGGCGCTGACCGCGCAGGGGGTCGCCAATTTATTAAACATCACGTCTCAAGCGGCCAAGGGAGCCGTAATTGTTGGCTGTAATCCCCTCAGTTTGCTGATTGCTCGACTATTTCTTGAAAAAGGGGAAGCGGTAGTGTTACTGGATACGGCTCCCGAAGCGAAAGAGCAGGCGGCAGCGGAGAAGATCCCAATTTTTATCAGCAGTGCCTTAGATACAGATGTGTTGGAGCGAGCCGGACTGGCCGCCAAGGGTACGTTTCTGGCGATGACCAGTAATGGGGAAGTGAATTTAGTGGTGGCGCAACGAGCCGAGGAGGAATTTGGCCCTCCCCATGTGCTGGCGATCTTCCCACGAGACCCTGAAGTGAGTAATACCAGTTCCAATCCCAAAATTAAGCAGGCGTTTGTGGCCCAGATTCCGATCAAAACCTGGAGCCAATACATTGCCGATGGTTCCGTGAAGTTAGGTGAACTTGATTTCACAGAAGCACGATTGGAAATGCAACAAACTTACCTGCAAAAACTAATTGAGGAGGGTTCGTTAGTCCCCCTGTTGGTAGAGCGGGGCGATCGCCTGCAGGTTGTTTCAGCCGAAGAAACCTGGCAGGTCGGCGATCGGCTGATCTACCTCCTGCACGATCCCCGACCTGAATTGTTAAAACTGCTGTCGGGTGCCCCTCAAACCCGGTTAACCCCTGAAAAGTTGCCAGAGGTCGAGAAGGCGACCGTTCCCGCGATCGCAGTGGCAGTGGACAGTGAACAGCGGCAAGGAGAGAGTGAAACAGGTAAAACGGATGAAGGCGTGAAGGGAGAGGAGGGAGAGAATGAGGAAGGTGAGGGGGATAGGGGAGATAAGCATGGGTAA
- a CDS encoding PAS domain-containing sensor histidine kinase, which translates to MATNNKSLLTGNGVAVGRKSVRHAHGFGDDLNRQLIDALQQSEERCQRLEAALQESENRFRHLSDAAPVMVWMSGTDQLCNYFNQSWLDFRGRTLEQEMGNGWTEGVHPDDLQCCLETYVTAFDSRQPFKMDYRLRRFDGVYRWVLDIGTPRFTLEGEFLGYIGSCMDITERKQAEAALRESEERYRILTELTPQLVWMASSDGELTYCNQYWVDYTGMPLESSIASGWVSAAHPDDVASAIAAWKTAIATVTSYETEVRFRRASDGMYRWHLVRGIPVPHDPGEGFRWLGNAIDIHDRKMAEEALRESEIRFRTMADNIPQLAWMADATGSLFWYNQRWFDYTGTTFEQMQGWGWRKVHHPDYLEGVEEKYRQHLQTGEAWEDIFPLQGKDGQFRWFLSRALPIRDEQGNVLRWFGTNTDITEQKQAEATIQQLNETLEQRIRDRTAQLEAANKELESFSYSVSHDLRAPLRHIDGFISLLRKRLQPMNLDATSQHYLNTISQTAKQAGVLIDDLLAFSRMSRAEMRYMAIDMMQLVQEVKSEVELEAQGRTIHWQIAPLPTVTGDLAMIRQVLRNLLGNAVKYTRLQDQAEITIGHVTQEQEDILFVRDNGIGFNEKYLHKLFGIFQRLHSDPQFEGTGIGLANVQRIIHRHGGRVWAEGTMGEGAIFYFSLPKLHRVKG; encoded by the coding sequence TTGGCTACCAACAATAAATCCTTACTAACGGGGAATGGGGTTGCCGTTGGCAGAAAGTCGGTTCGCCATGCTCATGGGTTTGGGGATGATCTTAATCGCCAACTAATAGACGCATTACAACAGAGTGAGGAACGGTGCCAACGATTAGAAGCTGCGTTACAGGAAAGCGAGAACCGGTTTCGTCATCTCAGTGATGCAGCCCCAGTCATGGTTTGGATGTCAGGCACAGATCAGTTATGTAACTACTTCAACCAATCTTGGCTTGACTTTAGAGGCCGTACCCTGGAGCAAGAAATGGGCAACGGTTGGACTGAAGGAGTTCATCCGGACGATCTGCAATGCTGCTTAGAGACTTACGTTACGGCTTTCGATAGCCGTCAACCCTTCAAGATGGATTACCGACTCCGGCGCTTCGATGGAGTTTATCGATGGGTTTTAGACATTGGTACTCCCCGGTTCACCCTGGAAGGCGAGTTTCTGGGCTACATTGGCTCCTGCATGGACATTACCGAGCGGAAGCAGGCCGAAGCCGCATTGCGGGAAAGCGAAGAACGTTACCGGATTCTCACCGAGCTAACCCCGCAACTGGTGTGGATGGCCAGCAGTGATGGTGAACTGACTTACTGCAATCAGTACTGGGTTGATTACACCGGAATGCCCCTGGAATCCTCGATCGCCAGCGGTTGGGTTTCTGCCGCCCATCCCGACGATGTGGCATCCGCGATTGCCGCCTGGAAAACCGCGATCGCTACCGTGACTTCCTATGAAACAGAAGTCCGCTTCCGCCGGGCCTCTGATGGTATGTACCGCTGGCATCTGGTACGGGGCATTCCAGTCCCCCATGATCCGGGAGAGGGATTCAGGTGGCTGGGAAATGCGATTGATATTCACGATCGCAAAATGGCAGAAGAGGCATTACGCGAGAGTGAAATTCGCTTCCGGACGATGGCCGACAACATTCCCCAGCTAGCCTGGATGGCCGATGCAACGGGGTCTCTCTTCTGGTACAACCAGCGCTGGTTTGACTACACGGGCACGACCTTTGAGCAGATGCAGGGCTGGGGTTGGCGAAAAGTGCATCATCCCGATTATCTGGAGGGGGTGGAGGAGAAATATCGGCAGCATCTGCAAACAGGTGAAGCCTGGGAAGATATTTTTCCATTACAGGGGAAAGATGGCCAGTTCCGCTGGTTTCTGTCTCGCGCTTTGCCCATTCGGGATGAACAGGGAAATGTGCTGCGCTGGTTTGGTACGAATACAGACATTACTGAACAAAAGCAAGCCGAAGCGACAATTCAGCAGTTGAACGAAACCCTGGAACAACGAATTCGCGATCGTACGGCTCAGTTAGAGGCGGCAAACAAAGAACTGGAATCCTTCTCTTACTCGGTTTCCCACGATTTACGGGCACCCCTGCGGCATATCGATGGATTTATCAGCCTGCTGCGAAAACGCCTGCAGCCGATGAATCTGGATGCCACCAGTCAACACTACCTGAACACCATTTCCCAAACCGCCAAACAAGCCGGAGTGTTGATCGATGATTTATTAGCTTTTTCCCGCATGAGTCGCGCCGAAATGCGGTATATGGCGATCGACATGATGCAGTTAGTCCAGGAGGTAAAAAGCGAAGTTGAGTTAGAGGCTCAAGGGCGAACGATCCACTGGCAGATTGCCCCCTTACCAACCGTGACTGGAGATCTGGCGATGATCCGTCAGGTCTTACGAAACCTGTTAGGCAATGCTGTGAAATATACCCGCTTGCAAGACCAGGCGGAAATTACGATCGGCCACGTTACCCAAGAGCAAGAAGATATTTTGTTCGTGCGAGACAATGGCATCGGCTTTAACGAGAAATATCTGCACAAACTGTTTGGTATCTTTCAGCGCCTGCATAGTGACCCTCAATTTGAAGGCACTGGCATTGGTCTTGCCAACGTTCAGCGCATCATTCACCGTCATGGCGGCAGAGTTTGGGCAGAAGGAACCATGGGAGAAGGCGCAATCTTTTACTTTTCGCTGCCAAAGCTGCACAGGGTGAAGGGGTAA